The nucleotide sequence aaataaacaaaaaaaaaagagcaaaacCTTCATAGATTTTTAGGCAACaatcaataataaataaaatgagaggaaaccaaataaaaagtGGAGATTAAGAACAGAAAACTCTGCaatcaaacaaaatataatctagagaaagaatttagagagagagagagagagagagagaggagtgggGGGGCTTACCATCCTTGAAGGCAACCGTCACTATCTTTCCTAGGAGGGGGCTGCTGAGCATACTGGGGAGCATAGCCCTGCTGTTGTGGGTACCCCTGTGGAGGGTAACCCTGTTCAGGTGGATACCCCTGCTGAGGGTAACCCTGTGGAGGGTAAGCATCCTTTGGAGGATACCCTGTCCAACGATAAATAATTTGAGTATTAAATTCCAAGAACCAAAACAAAACTGACCCAAAAGGTAAAATCGACATGATTCATACCTTGTGGAGGAGGAACACCAACTGGAGCTTGCTGCTGATTGTAGTAACTCATCTtctacaacaaaaacaaaaaagactgGATATTTTTAGGACTCGGGAGAAATTTGAGAACTGGGTTTGGATCGAATATTGAAAAAGTTGAGAGATTTGGAGGATTTTATAAGAATTGTGAAGGTCGGCTGAAGATTTTGAGGACAGGAACCTGTGTCGAAGTTTCGCTTGGAGTCTAGCaagcagaaagaaaggaaaCCGATTATTTAGAGGAGGTTGTGATGTGTGCCGCGGTTTTCACACGGAGAGCATTAGACACacaaaaagaggagagaaataTAAAAGTTTGTTGGCCCATAAAATGGGTGGGCATATCTAATGAGGGCAATATCTTTACCTCCAAATCGAATAAAAATCATCTAACgcaataaaaaaatgttatttactcgattaagaaagaaaattagtttCTTGTTTAGTCTTATTCTTTATTCTTTATTCTTGTTTAGTTGGCTAAGTAAAGGATAATTTTCTTTGCTTAGGAAAAAAGGATGGAAGAAAATAGTCGAATTAAAGAGCATTCAACAAATATTGCATGTACCGTCAAATTTCGCTAGCTCATCttacatttaatttaacaaatttattatttgatcaaaaaaaaaaaaaaaaaacaaacaaacaaacatcaCATGTACAGTTAAGGTCAAATTATAAAATTCGTCTTCGATCTTCCTCTTTGAACTTGTTTATCgtaacaataacaaaaatagCTGAAACACATAATTACAATTATTTGAGAAAATGCAGTCTTTCCAACACTCCAAAAATGtctttgtgaaatatttttaagtatattttgTGGAACCCCAACTTTTTTTATGATATCATAGTAGGTTGtccacgtgtgaagccaaacaaTCACACGCGGTCCACGTCATtccgttgtgttgtccacgtgttaggcttgaaaatttgtcacacgtgagggggcatgttgagaataagtcccacattgAAAGAATGAGGGACTTTGCATAGACTTATAAGAGGTTCGGTTACTttttatattgccaattggttttatggttgaacgtcaactttcttcatgatatTAGAGCAGGTTGTCCCATGTGTGAATCCAAATGGTCACATGTGTTCCACATCATCCCATTGTGTTGTCCACTTGTTAGGCTCGAAAATTCGCCGCACATGAAGGagtgtgttgagaatgagttccACATTAATGGGAGGAGagaccttgcatgggcttataagaggtggagctactcctcatattggtaattggttttatggtggaaccccaatTTTCTTCAATACTCTTTAacgaaataatttttttgaaattgaagCCTCAATTccagaaatggaaaaaaaatcgGTATTTCTTTTTTGGGGGGAGgaatatctctactaattaatgaaaccctcttcgtcaaccaaaagagggtgaaaagacaacttagtcttctatcacacaaaaaaaaaaaagatgggcaataatgtaatttcactgtccaaattttactgttttttattgaagcctcatcTATCGGTGATGTTAAACTAcctcttacaaaaaaaaaaaaaaaaaaaaaaaaaaaaaaaaaaaaaacctcccactccccccacgttctctctctttccctctctccttctcattttctaaaaactatgttcatacacacaaagtgtgtaggcaaatgctagttatTCATTAAGTTGATGCATGACTAATGATGTATTGTCTCTCTTTTGATAAAGAGTGTTACACCAAGTGATGGTGATACGGTTTCAACGAAAAAGTAGACCCATTTTGACAAGAGTGTTAGCATTCACAGGAGATTCTTTTGTAATTCATTTGATTAAGAtaacaagtttttgttttttttgttttttgttttgttttggaaaaAGTTTGACCATAGCAAACCTACAGCCAAAATTTCCTCAACTTTTATTAAACAACAAGCCCAAAATTACAAGCAAACCAAGGGCTTTATTCgattcttctttgttttctccAATACACCCCACTCGTATTTCCAGCCCAAAAAGTGAAACCTAAAAacgaaataattatcaaacataATCTTTACATTTCAATGTTatacatagagagagagagagagagagagagagagataaagtgATCCTTTCCACTCAAGTTGCTCAAAAAATCATCTTTCTTTCAAGTTAAAGTAGAGTCAGAAAAGAACAGATCCTTTCCATTCAGGTTGCTAAAAAATAATGAACAGCACAAAACCATGAATTTTACAACATCGTAACCCTTCCTGCTACCCTCTAGAGCCCTTACTAAAATTTTACAGATCCGTTCCccacatttttgttttcttccaaCTCgactatgaactccagcagcatTTTCTTGCGTGTACCATGCCCATGTTGACTTCGCAGAGGGCATGTTGTATGCCGGTTGTTTACCACAACCATAGGAGCCACCACTGGAGCGGCTGATCAGAAACTTTTCTATTGGTTCAGGGGGCGACACTGATTCTTTCTACATTTGAGGAGCACCATCTGTGATACTCAGGAGAAGAAGCAAGTTCTTGTAAGGCTTTTGTTGTCTCTCTGGTGAATGCGTCCCACTCTTCCTTGGAGTCTTTTCTATTGGCGTGAGTCAATCTTTAGGAAAATAGGAATGTAAATATTAGAGTCCTTTATTAGGAAGGATATCTCTTTGTGTCCTCCATTGTTTCCTTGGAGAACAAGGACTGACTGTATGTACTTACACAGCAAATTATGcaatgcatgaaaattaagccgtaaatttctgtttttttctcCTTTCGGATGTGGTGTGGAAAGTAGAAGGAAATAACCATGTATCTGACGGTTGAGAAGGTGGAGAAGGTGGAGAATCAGAAATTTCCAATCTGCGGTGGTTCTTTTTGGGTATTTTCAACGATTTCCTGCAGGACGTTCCATATATGTCATGAATGACAACCCAAAAAACAtagcaaaaatcaaaagcaggTTAAGAAACATACATGCTATACTGCATATCATCTAATATATATGTTACTAGAACTCCAAAAAAGACCAATTGACCGGCATGCATCAGATGAACAAAGCACAAATTGTCCCTTTGGTTACCAGAATACTGAGAAACTGATTAAACATTTATGTTATTCGCACGCATACACAATTATAGACATTTGGAGATGACCCCTACGTAACACTCTTCAATTAAAGATTGTTTGGTGTTTACTTAGATTGCGACGAAGGTGGTTAACTTACCCGGCAGATACTGACGAAGGAAATGTTGGCACATATTGGAAGGCCATGACTAAGCTCCAGAATTGGAAAGCCAGATATTTGCACACAAGACGAAGGAATCTCCATCTAAAAATTTTCTTTAGTATAGCAGAGACTACGAATCCAACTACAATAGCTTCTGTTGCCAGTAGGAACTCTGAAACAAAGTTGAAATTTTGATAGAGAAAACCTCGAGTGTAGACTTATCTAACGTACCTGAAAAATCACAGTAGAACCCAGAATTTTGATGGACCAATTAACAGTCTGAGATGTCATCATCTTGATAGATCCATCTTCTGCCAGGACCAATTTGCGGACTGCCCGGAAGCCCAACCATGCTCCAgccagaaaaacaaaaaccagaAGAAATATAGCCAGCTGCAAATTATGAGAGAATTTCCTAAATTATTAGAGAATGAAGAATGTGTAGTCTACTTGTAAATTATTTCCACCCaaaaaaagagaagcattaGTCCCAACACATAAAACGTCAAATCTATATATAATAACTCGCCTACAGAATAATGGTGTGATTTCACGTGTATCTTGAGAATAAATCATAATTGACCGAGGCCAGAACAAGAATAATTATTATCATATGGTTTGCATAAAAAACCGACAGTTTGCATCAATTAGTAGTTAGTACACACCTGAATAAAACTAAAATCCAAGATGGTAACGGAAATGGAGTAGTGCAGAATTATAAGCACATCTTACCTGAAAAAGAATACAGAGTACgtcaaaacccaaaagaaaaagatgaaatGAATTAATACTTTATTGCAAAAATTGTTTACCAGTTCATATTTCATCAAAGCATGCAACTATATGCCCAAGTCAATGCGATGTGAGGAAATTTGTTCCCCCTAATAGAAAGGTGTTTATTGGTTATCACTATATAAGGCTGAGTAAACAAGCTATACTTCAGCAACAATACCAAAATATAAACATTCAAGAAAACGGGAAAACATGAAtgatttgattttaaaaaataaaggtCTCAAGCCAAACATGACAAACATATGCAATCAAATAATCTGGATGGAAAAAGAGGAAGGCATTTTTCTTTATGGTGAAGATAGTAGGGCAACTAAAAGAATAATTCAAGATAACTTACAGGATTATACATGTCTTCGCTAACTCCAATCTCTGTGAGTAGTGTGCGCAATAACCCAGGTAGGTAGCTGAGGAGAAAAGATCCCAAACCAACCTGATAAATTATGAGAATTACATTGGTCATTGTCATGTAAATGAAAAGTGTAGAAACGTAAATTAACTGAGGTTTGGTACATACCACAGATGAGTACACAAAAATTGCAAGAGAATTCTTCCAACCAGTTGGGAGAAGCTTCATCCCCTGTAAACAACCAGAAAAATTAAACCGTCATACTCAGTTATATTATCTTGGATGGTGTAAGGACTTCATTGGACGTTCAGCAATCTTATCAAGAAAAAGGATCACATCAGTACGACAACTACATTACCTGAAAAAGTACCATCAATATTACAAGGACTACCCCAATTTGCCATTCCACTGCCGTAATAAAATACTAATGACTTGCTCAGGAGGGACGCCAAGCTCATCATGATTATGCCCTATATCACAAATGTTACGTGATATTTAACAAATTCTGCAAAACAAAGAACACGCTCAATGAACTGGTCACCAAATGCAAGGATTACAGTAAGAGGTAAAATCGTGTGCACATTAGACTCCGGAGTGGTACCTTCTTCAATGGACACCTCCAAGCTCTCTAAGGATGAATCCGTACATCTATTAGTTGGTGCTCAAAAGGTGACATGGACCTTGACCAGGAGCCTTTGGGAACCTTCTGCCGAGAGCTGTGAGGACACATCCATATCCCAAGAGATGTACTTCTGCAACGAAAGAAAAAACAGATCATTCCACACAGAAATAACTTTACAGCAATACAAAACATATTTCAGAGACAATGGTATTATCATATCGCACGATAATGAATTTCTTCTCATTCAGTTAAGTAAGTCCTGTATGCACAGTGTCTGACAGGCAAGTAGTATTAAAACTCACATGACCCATAATATTCACGACTCACCTATGGACACAAACCTCGAAGGTCGGTATACGAGTGCTTGAATTTGTTCCTGATACCTTCACCTTCACCGTGTTGGCAAACTTCCCAATATTTTTAAGCCATGAAACTTGAAGGTCCACGGACATGAACACGTTCACACAGCACCCAAATGCCGGGCTTGGAACCAGGAAATTTTTTTACTGGCACCCCATGAGATAATTGTAACCCATCCGACTCGGAAATAACTGCAAATCAAAGGCATAAGAAAGGGATGACTCGTTAAAAGTATAAAACTTCTCAGACCCACCATCAAATAGGTCAATTCTATCTGCCTACAATTCAAAGCCACTAATCTCAGTAGCCTTTTTCAACCTTCACAAGACGTTCCCGAAAAAGCTGTGATCTAGTATGCAGGCACATTTTGGTTCCCAAATgaaaaaccaattttaaacaCCCAACAACTATAATGTAGCAGTcgtatcaaaaaaaaaataatttgacatAATCAGTGAGAAACCAACTcctaatcaaaatttgaaattttccaCAATCTTAGTTCTtcagaaaaattaagaaaccaaATGAATAATTCTACTCCCATTTACTTCAAAAACCTGTACAATATGGGTTCAAATTTTAAACTTTCTTCTTTTCACTCGGTATTCTCAGAAACCCAATACGCCaacattataaacaaaaaatcagtTTTGGGATTCATATGACTGTTTATCTTAAAAACCCTAGATTTCATTACTTCGTTGAGTTGGATAAGCGCAATAAAACTTGATGGGGAATTGAAAAGAAAGTACCTAAAGAAAGCTCATTGGAGAGCTCCACGGAGGAGGAAAAAGGGAGCGAGAGGAAGAGAAGCCAGAGAATGCAGGCGAAGATCTGACCCACATTTGCAGAAGCCCTTGGGCATTTGCAGAAGCCATTGgaggttacaattattatactGGTGTGATactcacatctcattttacttctcacacacgctttgataatttctgtccgttgatcttcttcaattcaaccGATCCGacagtcgaaaattaaaaaatagtgtgtaagaagtaaaatagggtgtgtggatatcacattccttattataacttttataaCCGTTTGTAGCTGATGGGTAAAATTTTAACAGTTCGATGGGTTTGCTcaagagaggatcctgatccgtcAAAAAGAGGGGGATAGGCGCGCGTAGAAAATACGTTACGATATCAAGGGTATTTTTgctattttgaaaaaaaagtctCTATGGGCcgagttttcaagtcatttctaAATGGAATCAATTTTCGCCCACCTGAATTGTGCACATGATCTGACGAGGTCGTGTATTGATAATGTTGATAGTATAGTGTATTGACATTATTATATTGTCCAAAAGATGGAATGTGTCTTCAATATGGGAGATGTGCAAACCATGGCACAACCCAACATAGgtgagcatttttttttttctagagtTGCTATTggcattcaaaataaaaaaaatggatatATGTTTGGGTAAAAACAAACACAGTGGCTCGTTGAGTAATTTGTTTATTAGTATTTGTAAGCTTCATTCTTTGGTGTTTGAAGAGGCTTAAGAAATCCCTAAATTTGTTGTTTGTAAGGTATGACACCGTTGACTTCTGTCAACAGAATGATATGTTGTGTTTAGAATAGATTATATGTATATGCGATACTTGCGTACAAGTAAGTAAAACTTCTTGATCAAATGATTGTTCCACTGTCTTGCTCAAGTTTGATTCTTTTTAATGCTTGCCTGTTAAAGACTTTAATTGTTTCTCGATGTCAAACCATAAACTACTAAGATGGGGGTATATAAACATGTTATATATAAACACATCACTTCAGTCATTTATGACAGGAAAGTAAGCACAGTAAGTAACAAGAGCAGTAAATACAACACTGAAATTGA is from Pyrus communis chromosome 10, drPyrComm1.1, whole genome shotgun sequence and encodes:
- the LOC137747694 gene encoding cysteine-rich and transmembrane domain-containing protein WIH2 — protein: MSYYNQQQAPVGVPPPQGYPPKDAYPPQGYPQQGYPPEQGYPPQGYPQQQGYAPQYAQQPPPRKDSDGCLQGCLAALCCCCLLDACF